From the Ruminiclostridium josui JCM 17888 genome, one window contains:
- a CDS encoding CotS family spore coat protein: protein MNEFEKELQLNYNLKIKNINNFRDMFLADTDNGRKLVKISSVRPERINFIGEVKEHLFNNGFIHIDRSIPTVKGSYSIQFNDQTVYMTEYIEGRECNLDSREETTGCAGLLAKMHKASYGFVCSENSNGRSELGRMPGSYRKRLDEIKKLKKNAQKGRMKFDNLVVKHIDYFYEIGEKALDMLLASDYYELVEETEKNKTISHHDFNHHNIYIQDDEMFLINFEYCCYDLKVYDLVNLLRRKMRKCNWDIREAAIILNEYSRYETLSDSDMNLMKIMLMFPQKFWRVINKYYNSRKSWSEQSYLLRIQEVIDETQCHKIFLEKFSTL, encoded by the coding sequence ATGAATGAATTTGAGAAGGAACTGCAATTAAATTACAACCTAAAAATTAAAAATATTAATAACTTCAGAGATATGTTTCTGGCTGATACGGATAACGGTAGGAAACTCGTAAAAATATCATCAGTTAGACCAGAAAGAATTAATTTCATAGGAGAAGTAAAAGAACATTTGTTTAATAACGGTTTTATACATATTGACAGAAGTATTCCTACTGTTAAAGGTAGCTATAGTATCCAGTTTAACGACCAGACCGTTTATATGACCGAGTATATAGAAGGAAGGGAATGTAATCTTGACAGCAGAGAGGAAACAACAGGCTGTGCAGGATTGCTTGCTAAAATGCACAAGGCTTCTTATGGGTTTGTGTGCTCTGAAAACAGCAATGGAAGAAGTGAGCTGGGTAGAATGCCAGGAAGCTATAGAAAACGTTTGGATGAGATTAAGAAGCTTAAAAAGAATGCACAAAAGGGCAGAATGAAATTTGATAACTTGGTTGTTAAGCATATTGACTATTTTTATGAGATTGGTGAAAAAGCGTTGGATATGCTTCTTGCGTCTGATTATTATGAACTTGTGGAAGAAACAGAGAAAAATAAAACAATTTCTCATCATGATTTTAATCATCATAATATATACATACAAGATGACGAAATGTTTTTAATTAATTTTGAATACTGCTGTTATGATTTAAAGGTTTATGACTTGGTTAATCTTTTAAGAAGAAAAATGCGAAAGTGTAACTGGGATATAAGAGAGGCAGCCATTATACTAAATGAATACAGCCGTTATGAAACATTAAGTGATAGTGACATGAATCTCATGAAAATCATGCTTATGTTCCCACAAAAATTCTGGAGAGTAATTAATAAGTATTATAACAGCAGGAAAAGCTGGTCAGAGCAAAGTTAT